In Triplophysa rosa linkage group LG2, Trosa_1v2, whole genome shotgun sequence, the genomic window tgttagcaccatgctcttaccactgagctacaggaagcTGGTCTCATCATAATCAAACTGggagaacaaaaacaaaatcgaGCTGGATGTCTACAGGTTGTGATGTCCAAAGCGGCATATTTGTCCTGAGAGCCGTGGCGAATTATAAGTGAAGTTAGATTGACTTCAAATAACTTTGATTTCACACAGAATCTTCTGAATGACTTTCTGGGACTGAGGTCATGAGATGATATGTTTTCAAAGGTCACGAGTTGTTCTTTACTGAATTATGAAAAACCATGGCATTTTGAATTCATGTTTTCaagaacatatgaagagtttggtttcaaaatgagatatttaaataatgttttttattatgttataatgtttttagtttgttttattgtgttagttagctgcatTTCTTGAGTTATTGTGGCTCAAATCAACACAAACCAACCGCTGCTTGATTGgttttaattggaatgcacaataaaaaaacatgatttctgaacattttgagtcatctcattttggaaccaaactcgtCATATTTACATTAAAGACCACACATTAAGACCACGTGTTTCCTCCATAAATCACAGATAACGTTCTGGCCCCAAGAACAGAGCAACAGATTTAAACGCATGCAGACAAACGTCCATGAAATATCCTCCATTCTGAAATGACAGTGATGACAGATGAAAATATCAGAAGCGAGACGTTTGCAATACTTCATTCCACTCCTGCTTTACAAATGATGTCAGAGAAAACAAATGTCCTGTGATCTCCTGCCACTTTCTCACTACTTTGCCAACACACAATGTGATCTCCATCCCAGCTACATTCATGAACCATTCAACCTCTCCAAAGAATGTTTTCCTTCACGATGACCACCAATGACAGAAATAATCAGGCCGGTGTTTGtcctgtgtgttgtttttgagCTCGTGGGTATGATGAGTTAAACAGACTTGACAGCCGAGGGTGGTTGGACATCTCAATCCTGCACAGTTTGTTAAAGATGTCACGATCACAACAGCTGATTCCTACAAGCATGACGCAACTCATCCGGAATCCCCATAAAAGACAATTAGCAAACGTTCATCAGTTGTATAAAAGCGCTGTTTTTATCACTAATGGACGATACTGAACTCCAAAAAGTAGACAAAACTGTGTGAAATCTTCACTAGGCATCTCCCCCGCCCATAGCTACTCTACACTGTGCTAATTTTCAGTCAACTCTGTTTGTAGAATGTGAAAGAAATCACAGGGCTGAAGTCAGCCTGGAGTAACTATCTGAAGATCTGGTTGATCTGTGTAACACGCATGAGGACGTTGGGTTATAAATCAAGAGCTGCGGGTGATGGATGATCATATTAGAAGATGCCAAACCTTTTGTATCCTCTCTGGAAAACATCACGTTTATCTTATTGTATTGGTGGAGTATAATACATGAAAGTATAAAAAAATAGCAGaatatttacaattttcatAACGGTCTGATTTTTTCTATCGTACAAACCTTTAAGAAGAAACTAcactcattttctatcaaaATAGGAGCTGCAAATAATCGTCACAATATATCCACATTCTTCTTTGGTACAGAATCTGACTGAAACAGAGAAGAAGCAATAAAGACTAGGGCTAGTCTTCTGTTTCCTGTTTTCAACAAACAGCTGGACAGAGTAAAATTGAAACACATGTTTGACAGCTCATGAGAGAGAAGTGCTGCCCAATAAAAAGACTTGACTGCCACCTGCTGTCTACTGAGCTTACAGCATCAAATCCACATCCAGTCTTCTCTCTTCTGCTACCCGTGCCTTAGAATTTTATTgacaaaaataagaaattaCAAATACCATTATCGGCTGTTTAAACCCATTAAAAGTACAAAATGATTAGACAGTGTAAAAGTTTAATTGTGTTCGTTTTCAGGAAAATGGACCTGAAACGTTCATTCCACTCATGTCAagccattttaaaatgttactgGCAAACTTTCTTTTCAGCTGCATTAAATGCACGCAATTTCACATCCAGGTGGACTCCACCCACCGTCTACTCAAGCCAATCAGATAACACCTATGTTTCGCTGACCAATTAACTAATCACATTTCTTTTATAACTAGGCCGGTGTTCTGATGGGCTGCATTAATCGAAAGAACACCGGGACGTTTTAAAACGGGTGAGATAATCATCAGCTCCAAGCTGCAGAACGCGAAATCCAGGGGGCAAGGTTAGATCCAGATCCAGTCTCCTCCCATTGCATTGTGATTGGTTGACACTGGATCCAGTCTCCTCCCACTGCGCCTTGATTGGTCGACAGACTTCCGCAGCAGTTATGCCACAACACACGTGATACTCGTGTTGTTGCTCTACCATTTCCGGATTAAGTCGTAACTGAGGTTATTCATTTGACAGAAAACCAAACTTGCTGAagacaaactttatttataaacgtGTTATTGATAACAGATTTTATTagatttaggtttagggtaagggtttGGGTACTTTTAATAAcgtattttattacatttaggtttagggttaacatatttaacatgattaGATTATGACTAAATTATTATTAGATTGATAAAACTAACAGCCAAGGTTGGCGACCGCGGGTTGCCACTTAACTCTCCAAATTGTGACTATACGTATATAAAGTGGGAGGAGTCGGATCTGGATCCAACACGCACCCTGGATGTCGTGTTCTGCAGTGAGGACCGTCTCGAAATAATACGAACGAGTTCGAGTTCCTGCCCAACATGTACGTTATAACACGAGCCACTGtcataaaacatcatttttacattcttcaaatttttataatgatatttaaaacatgcaCTGTAACGAATCAACACTATCTACAAACAAGCTGAGGTCAAACATAAAATACGAACGCACGTTTGACTTTTTTCACGCAATAAAAACGATTCTAAAGAAAACGTTAACCGTGGCTTACCATACAGTGTGTCGTCAAACACAGGCGCGTTCTCATGAGGTGAGCGTGCGCAGTTTATTTCAACGGAACTCCAGCGTCGATGTGGATTGTGGGATTGATTCGCATCTTCACTGAAAACGTGCTGTAAAACTGGGTAATGGTATGTTTGGTTTGTATTCTGAGCTCATCGGCATGTTTGTAGATTTATTGATTGGGGTTTTCCCTCAGAATAGTCCCCGCCAAGATCGTAAAGATAAAAGGTGATAGGTCGAAGCGAGAACCGCTAGACtagaaatattacaaaatacacGAGTGCACAGGAACTAAACACGAATGTAAAGTTAAATGTGATTTTCTCCCTTTAAATCTTATtctgtttattcattttgtacGACTTTCTGCTTTTATCTTTGAATGACGGTAAACACACGTGTAAATGCACGTGTTTTACTGTACTAGTGAGGACATTACATTACTtcaattgattttatatcaggccaATGATATATTTTAACTACTAACCCTaaacatcacacaaacatgtgaggaaaaaaatgattaatgaGCCTTAATGAGGACCAGTAAAATGTCCTTTCAAGTAGGTAAATTATGACAACTGGGAACtcacaaataactaaactaggaatacacacacagtttacaaatattaaattgGATCATTTGAAAAGATTAAAaacgtgaaaattctgtcactctttaaatcaatgtgatttatGTGCCTGTTACATATTTTAGAATTTTCCCATTTTGTcaataatttgtttaatttctATACCGTTTTTCTTATGATTCGAACTGCATGTTCTGTAAAGCAGTCATgcaaaaatgctaaaaaaattaAACCAATTTCCTTTGAATGTTAACTTTTATTGTGTGTTCCTACCAGCTTCATTCTTACACATTTCTTGCTCTTAAGAACAAATGAAAGCCAGGGACGGATTATGACTTCAAAGGGCCCCGGGCCAGTTACTTCCATGGGCCCCCCTTCCACTATTTTTACTGTTCTTTCCCTTAGCTGCGCATTCACAgttatagaaagtgaaagttaagatgATCATAAATATTCAAACCATTCTCGCTCTGCGTCATGCTCTGTACGCTAAAAACCAGCTGTACAATGTTTACAGAATCAAGTTATAGGAATATATTTTTCtactatatttttattgtatattgttttCTCTTTACAAGTCTAATATTAGTTACACAATGAAAAATCAACAATGAGGTAAATTAAGGCATATGAGAAGCACATCTTTAATTAACCGTCAAATATTCACGTATTTAATGCATCATATGAATAAAGTTCATCTAAGAGGCCTTGTGTGGGACCCATGTATTACACATAAAtaatcatttgttttcattgttttgggGTTTTCTGTACCAAACTGAATGGGCTCATGGTAGTCAAGGGCTCATGGTAGTCAAGGGCCCCTGGCACTGGCCCGGTCAGTAATCCATCCCTGATGAAagcacacaggtttggaataaacaCAAgggtaatgacagaattttcagttatAAGAAAAACTCTTTCTTTTGAGTCTATTAATAGTTATAGTTATGACTTAAACCCTCCATATAAGTGCAATATGAAGCGCGAAGAGACAAAGTCATGTTTGAATATCTTTATTCTCACAGCACATACTACAGGAGTAAATAGATTCTCAGAAGAGCGCAGTGTCCTACTGACAGTTGATAAGCAGAGAAAGCTCTATCATCAgtcatgtttataaaaatagtgtcgttaaaaaagtataaattaGACCTACAGCTGAAACAACTCAATACACAAAATCAGAAAAATGCCTGTCAAAGACAAACACAGACAAGACGGAAACAGGAAGAAACAAAACCCATCTCAACCGAACACAAAGAGGAATATTAACAACCGTGTTGTATCCATAAATAATTGCGAGTGAAACAGTGTTTTATACTTTCAGATTAGTACTTGTCGACACAAACTGCTGCATTCTCCGGAGACAAACGCGCGTTCGTCCAGGAAAGGAAAATAAAGTCAAAGTCTTTGTGAAGTCTGTCATATTTATAGACTgagtttatcaaaatatctgAAATGCCTGAATAGAAAACAGAGGTAAGATGTTTGGAGATTTCTGAGATACTTCTGCCCTCTTGTGGTTTGAAAGAAATACAACAATATTCAACAGCAGCTGTCTCTGAGCCTGATTTATCAAAGCCGTTTTTTACATATGAACATTTCTGCACATGCTAACCGGGATCATCGTCatcagttttattattttaccgGATGTGAGAAAGCACATCCGACCGCATGCTTCCTCTCGACGGCTTCTGCGTAGAGTTCTTCAGCAATTTCGTCCGTAGATTCCTGTCAGCATCTTGCTTCAATAAAGATATAAACTCTTATATTGTCTGCATGCATATCGGTATAATCACACAAAGATGTTCAAGGCATTACAAGACAAACTATATAATACTAATCACATCTTTCCTTGGAAAAACTACTGGAAAATACTCTTGAAGATCACGGAGGAGAAGATTAGAACTGTCCGTTGGCTGAAAGAAACGCTTCTGATGTCAAACGTTGTTTAAAGGCGGAGGGAACACACGTGGCCGACACATTCATGAAGAAGCAGGAATAGCGTGTAATAACTTTACAAATCTGCCGATTATTCACAAGACACTTTGGTCCTAAACTCTAATCGAACAAACCGCTGCTGATAAATGAGGAAAATACTGAGAAGAGAAATCCAGtgcataaataatgaaatagtAGATTCTTAACGTTCAGCTCTGCAGTTACCTGCCTCTGTTCACCGAGGTTTGTGCAGTGAGAGACCACTTCAACACTTCAGAGCCCTATTGCCACTtttcagaaagagagagacatgaGATCATTTTTCATATCACATGACCCGAACTCCGCACACCTTCCGAAATCAATATACTTCTCCAAGCCAATATTAATGAAGATAATAACACAAAACCAGTAGCTGATAGGTATTGCAGAAGGAGCTGTAATGGAAAACACGGGCTGCTACAAAGGTGCAAGGCGTTTTTCTTGAAAGTGTAACCTGTGCTACGCAACACGTTATTGCAACGCTATTGTGAAGACAAAAGAAACGTCCTGTATAATAAATTAATGGAAAGCAGAGCTCTTCTGAAGGTTTACCACAATGAAAGAGGTTAACTGAGATCGGTGGATCAGGGCGCAAGGGGCTCACCTACAGTCCGCCCGCTGCTAAACCGCTGACGAGAGGTATTCCAGCTGTCACAACAAGCACTGTTTTTGTGATTTTCGTAAAGGCGTAATTGCAAAACCGAACGAAAAAATTGCTTTTTCTAAGTACCCCATTTTTACCTTGGCTAAATGAAGTTCTCATTGATAAACAATTCACTGACTGCGATTCAGATGTGTTCTGCAAAAAGACATGACGGATGGACGAACAGCAAACTAttggttttctttcattttcgtGGACACGATAACACCACAGGTCTGCATCTGTGGGAGCAGAGCGATTTTTCACGGTGTTGCCGTGCCAAGCTAGGCATTTGTCGATCAATTGTCACGGTGTCTTTCTTTGTGAACGTCTATCGTGTGACTCATCGGTAGGATTTTTGGAAGGGATGGAGTTTCAAACAGTCTATGGTGCCAATAACGGAAAGCCCTGAGCCGCCTCAAGCAAAGTTACTCTTGAGGAAGACCAGTTTGTTCATCTCCTCCGCGCTAACCTGCTGCTTCCTCTTCATGGTTAAGGTCTGCTCGCAGATGTTCACGCATTCTCCGTGCACGGCCACAGCCGGTACGGCCAGCAGCCACAGCGCCAGCTTCGACAGCCTCGGGTAACGGTCCATGACCGAACTCCAGTACTGCAGCAGGTCACCTGTGCCATTTAACAGTGGTTCGCCGAGGTACTGAAACAGCTCTTTTCGTACCTGAGGCTCTTCGGGGCTGCACGACGGCCTCTCCATCCCACAGTCCATGCGGCCGCGCTTTGGTGCCGAAGGTCCGTCGGAGTCCCGCTCGTCCACGGCTGCCCCTCCGGATCCGCCGCTTCCCGCTTCCCTCATATTGGCGGCCATGTCGCACACCCGCGAGATGATGTCCTCGTGCTGATACGCTGGGACCGGCCGAAGCTTCAGTTGAGGGTCCAGAATCATGGCCACTTGATGGACACGCTCCACTTTGAAGTTCTCCTTCAGGGCCTCGAGGAAGTAGTGACACAGCTTGCTGCCGGTGCCGGCCTCGCTGGCTTTGGAGGTGAAAAGTTTTTCGAGACGGAGGTAGACGGGAAGTACAAGCTGCAGCGTGGGGCAGCGTTCCACACTGAGCTCTAGAGCCGCCTGTCTTAGTGGCGTGAGCAGACACGCGAGCGTGCCGAGGAGGTGCTTGTTGAGGCCCTGCAGGAGCAGCACTGTGCTCTTGGACCGGCCGTACGCTTCGCAGGTGGCCTCGAAGTTCTCGTGAACCTTGAGCAAGGCCTCTGCGACCGGATCCCAGCAGGTTGGCGCGGACACTTCCTCCGCAGGTTTCCCCTCGCGGCTAAAGCTGGTCGTCGCGGCGATGTCGCGGCACGTGGCCAGCAGCTCGCCTAGTTCATGGAGCCCTCGCGCCTGCAGGCTGCGACGGCCGAGGACGGCCTGAACCGTGGCCGTCAGAGAGCAACCCGTGCAACGTAAGCTCACTCCACTGCGACTGCAGAAGGCTAGTGAAGACAGGCGCGGCTCCGTCACGTAGACTGTGCGAATTTCCGACATGACGAACTCGGACAGAACGTTCTGGACCCAGTAGTGTATCTGCTCGGGACCCTCCCTCAGAGAGGCCTCTTTCAGTCCCAGCACGTAGCGCCGCAGTCGTAGGCCCTCCACTTGATACGCCGTTAGCAGATAGCAACAGTCGGGCCCTACAGTCTGCGAATGACAGGTTACAGCGATGCCCAGCGAAGAGTTGGAGCCCAGGGCACAGGTGACTTTCACTTTAACCTGATTGTACATACGGGGAAGCTGCTTAAGAGCCAGCGAGCTCATGTCTCCCAGGGCTTCGCGGATGGAGTAGGCGCCGTTGCGCGATCCTGTGTCCACCAGGGTCTGAGCCAGTTTGAGGAAGTCTTTACTGCTGAGAACGCCAAGCAGTCCGAGGTCCACGCACATGACTCGAAGCAAGCGCTCTGCCACCTGTTGCCTCTCTTTTTCTGGGATTAATCTGGTTTCTGCAGAAAGACATGAAGAGTCATGAATCAACAGGATATGTTTGCGAAAGATTTGTTCATTAAAATATGACAAAGCATGACACAAGCTTTATGTCTTTTTATGGGTGTATGGATGTTCCGTGTTCAAACCTATATTCAAATGTTGGTGCCAGAGAGGATACACGTGCATTTTCCCACGCTACGGtgcaattttttaaatgttttttattttcaatttatatCAATTCGattttaaacacttcatgagcaCGTTTGAGTAAAAACCCTGAAAATCTCCAAATCATTTTGATGGAACATTTCGTAAGGCTGGTTGTGGTAATGTTGGGGTCAGGGGTCAGTTGTCAACTATTTAGGTGACATGTTACATCACATGTAGAATTTTAACATATACAGATAACTTCACTGGCCTCCAGTAAATAATAACCTGAGTCAACTTGAAACTTCCATGGctaaaatttttattttgttaatttttttttctgaagaaaGACAAATATATAGAATAATGAAAGGTAAAATATAACATGCCATGAATTAATATTTACGGTGTAAACCGTTTTCTAACAGTAgggttaaaatgacaatttttggagccaaataaaaatgagaaaaaacaaaGTTTGCCAGTCTGTAACTCAAGAACTGTATCTTCTATATCTTGAAGATAccatatatatacatttacatttatatatacatatttatatatatataaattccaaaaatcatgttttttattgtgcattacaattaatatcaatcaaactgcagttggtttgtttttatttaagccataatgaCTCCTAATgactaactaacacaataaaaacatgaataacgtaataaaaaacatgagttttgaaaatgtttaaaaacggagttctcattttggaaccacactcttcatatatatatatatatatatatatatttcttttttttttcaatgacATAACCTCCATTTTAAGATACAATATGTGAAAAGAATCGTTTTTGGTGATTTAccattttctacataaaatcattctacataatgtaaaaaatattctgtgaaaatataatcttgatacctttaatattacataagaccatgtcaa contains:
- the znf618 gene encoding zinc finger protein 618 isoform X1 codes for the protein MSCQEVPNPSQEPKDSAVASTEAGATQAVPTTSPKPQKVTVKTEVVSPGESLASNGKASDGNLPAEICVVLGSSRNSQTQGSYICGVCGKKYKYYNCFQTHVRAHTETEGTASGEGVPIGINSSFRYTCDVCGKKYKYYSCFQEHRDLHAVDDPYDHVIPVEDLKEEAETFQKMGPKTGSYTCEYCGKQYKYFNPYQEHVALHAPMKGTFGLKLEGKLSGQSSRADINNSQNSSDTPTSRVYSSLSSPQKTYTCGACGIQFQFYNNLLEHMQSHAADNENHVKEESPKPCQTSTVTQEQMWKSPPPAQPRNHVPSFQTRLIPEKERQQVAERLLRVMCVDLGLLGVLSSKDFLKLAQTLVDTGSRNGAYSIREALGDMSSLALKQLPRMYNQVKVKVTCALGSNSSLGIAVTCHSQTVGPDCCYLLTAYQVEGLRLRRYVLGLKEASLREGPEQIHYWVQNVLSEFVMSEIRTVYVTEPRLSSLAFCSRSGVSLRCTGCSLTATVQAVLGRRSLQARGLHELGELLATCRDIAATTSFSREGKPAEEVSAPTCWDPVAEALLKVHENFEATCEAYGRSKSTVLLLQGLNKHLLGTLACLLTPLRQAALELSVERCPTLQLVLPVYLRLEKLFTSKASEAGTGSKLCHYFLEALKENFKVERVHQVAMILDPQLKLRPVPAYQHEDIISRVCDMAANMREAGSGGSGGAAVDERDSDGPSAPKRGRMDCGMERPSCSPEEPQVRKELFQYLGEPLLNGTGDLLQYWSSVMDRYPRLSKLALWLLAVPAVAVHGECVNICEQTLTMKRKQQVSAEEMNKLVFLKSNFA
- the znf618 gene encoding zinc finger protein 618 isoform X2, which encodes MSCQEVPNPSQEPKDSAVASTEAGATQAVPTTSPKPQKVTVKTEVVSPGESLASNGKASDGNLPAEICVVLGSSRNSQTQGSYICGVCGKKYKYYNCFQTHVRAHTETEGTASGEGVPIGINSSFRYTCDVCGKKYKYYSCFQEHRDLHAVDDPYDHVIPVEDLKEEAETFQKMGPKTGSYTCEYCGKQYKYFNPYQEHVALHAPMKGTFGLKLEGKLSGQSSRADINNSQNSSDTPTSRVYSSLSSPQTDNENHVKEESPKPCQTSTVTQEQMWKSPPPAQPRNHVPSFQTRLIPEKERQQVAERLLRVMCVDLGLLGVLSSKDFLKLAQTLVDTGSRNGAYSIREALGDMSSLALKQLPRMYNQVKVKVTCALGSNSSLGIAVTCHSQTVGPDCCYLLTAYQVEGLRLRRYVLGLKEASLREGPEQIHYWVQNVLSEFVMSEIRTVYVTEPRLSSLAFCSRSGVSLRCTGCSLTATVQAVLGRRSLQARGLHELGELLATCRDIAATTSFSREGKPAEEVSAPTCWDPVAEALLKVHENFEATCEAYGRSKSTVLLLQGLNKHLLGTLACLLTPLRQAALELSVERCPTLQLVLPVYLRLEKLFTSKASEAGTGSKLCHYFLEALKENFKVERVHQVAMILDPQLKLRPVPAYQHEDIISRVCDMAANMREAGSGGSGGAAVDERDSDGPSAPKRGRMDCGMERPSCSPEEPQVRKELFQYLGEPLLNGTGDLLQYWSSVMDRYPRLSKLALWLLAVPAVAVHGECVNICEQTLTMKRKQQVSAEEMNKLVFLKSNFA
- the znf618 gene encoding zinc finger protein 618 isoform X3; this encodes MSCQEVPNPSQEPKDSAVASTEAGATQAVPTTSPKPQKVTVKTEVVSPGSYICGVCGKKYKYYNCFQTHVRAHTETEGTASGEGVPIGINSSFRYTCDVCGKKYKYYSCFQEHRDLHAVDDPYDHVIPVEDLKEEAETFQKMGPKTGSYTCEYCGKQYKYFNPYQEHVALHAPMKGTFGLKLEGKLSGQSSRADINNSQNSSDTPTSRVYSSLSSPQKTYTCGACGIQFQFYNNLLEHMQSHAADNENHVKEESPKPCQTSTVTQEQMWKSPPPAQPRNHVPSFQTRLIPEKERQQVAERLLRVMCVDLGLLGVLSSKDFLKLAQTLVDTGSRNGAYSIREALGDMSSLALKQLPRMYNQVKVKVTCALGSNSSLGIAVTCHSQTVGPDCCYLLTAYQVEGLRLRRYVLGLKEASLREGPEQIHYWVQNVLSEFVMSEIRTVYVTEPRLSSLAFCSRSGVSLRCTGCSLTATVQAVLGRRSLQARGLHELGELLATCRDIAATTSFSREGKPAEEVSAPTCWDPVAEALLKVHENFEATCEAYGRSKSTVLLLQGLNKHLLGTLACLLTPLRQAALELSVERCPTLQLVLPVYLRLEKLFTSKASEAGTGSKLCHYFLEALKENFKVERVHQVAMILDPQLKLRPVPAYQHEDIISRVCDMAANMREAGSGGSGGAAVDERDSDGPSAPKRGRMDCGMERPSCSPEEPQVRKELFQYLGEPLLNGTGDLLQYWSSVMDRYPRLSKLALWLLAVPAVAVHGECVNICEQTLTMKRKQQVSAEEMNKLVFLKSNFA